In Planktothrix sp. FACHB-1365, the sequence AAATAGCTCGTTCAAAGTCGGTTTTTGTTAAGGTTTCTCGGTTATGTTGAAACACAGCCCAAACCACATTTTGATGAATTCCATAGCGAGTTTCTTGAGTTTGATCAAAATTGGCTTCTAAGAGTTGTTGTAAAATCAGTTGAACTTCTTGAACAGGAGCAATAGGAAGTAACATCCTCAACCAACTTTGATTTTCTGATAATAAAACTAACAAACGAAATTGCTCGGTTTCAACTTGCCATAAACTCGCTTCAATTTGACTTACGGCTGTTCCAAATCTAGCGGTTAAAATTTGAGTAATATCTGTAATTTCCATAACATTTCCTACAAAAAGAACGTTAACACAGTAGAGGCTGAGTTTAGGGAAGCCATTGGGGATGAAACCCTAAAAAGGGTAATTCTTCAGGTTGAACTTGAGGTTTAGATCCATCGGTGGGTGTATCAATGACGAGAGGTAAAATCCAAATTCGACTGGTTTTAATAGTATCTCCTCCTTGGGTTTTTGTGGATTGTTCTAAATCATCGGGTTCTCCGGTTTTGATAACGGTCTGATCAAACAGTAAGGCTAATCCATCGGGGGATAAACTGGTGTTGATTTCTTGTTGATTCGGTAAAATCACAAAGGGAACAACTTGTTTAGTTTTGATATCGATCGCAACAATATAAGGCTGTTCTTGATAGGTTTCGGGATTATCCAAAACTTCAGTAATTAAACAATATAAAACACTATTGCTAGGATCAAATTCAGCACTGATAATATTGCCAAAGGGGGGAGTGCGATACAATTCTTGTTCTTGTCCTTGGTTATTCACCACAAATAGCGATCGCGTTCCATCAGGATTAAATTTTACCATTGCGGCGGCACTTCCATCCCGTGCAAAGCCTAAAACTTGACCGAATTTGGGTAAAAATTCTAAGGGTTTAGCATCGGGTTTTAAAGGTAAAATTGTTGTTAAATCTGGCCCTTGAGCAATCACAACGGATTGACTATCGGGTGCAATTAAAAAGTCTCCACCCTGAGCATTTAAAGGTTTAGGAGATTTCCCCTTTTCAATAAACCAAGGACTCGCATCATTAGGATTAGTTTTACTCACCCGTTGGATCACAATTATATTACCATCGGGAGATAAATCAAATTTTAAATTCCGATAATATTTGTTATCTAAAAGTTTTTCAATTTCCCCTGGAGGTTGGACGGGTTTAGAATTATCTTGGGGAGATTGAGGATTAATTCCCGTTGTCACCGTATATAATTCCGGTTCAATTAATCCTTGTTTTTGTCCGGTTTTAGTAATGGCTGAAAACAGAATTCTATCACCTTTGGGATAGGGTTCAAAATCTAAAACCACTAAATCTTCAGGCGTTAATGGAATGGGTTTAGGTTCTTTATTACTAAGATTAACTAAGATTAATCGTCCTTCTTCCTTTCCCTGAACTCCAATATAAACAAATGCCCGATCTCGACTACGAAAAAATCCTGTAAACGGTGCAATTAATGTTCCTTGGTTCTCTCCATATAAATGATCTCTAGCCCCTTTTAACTGCACACTAAAGGGTGTTCCATAGGGAACGGGTTCGGATAAGGTATAAGCCATGCGTCGTCCTGCCCAACTCATTTTACCCGCAAGAGGCGGATCAATTTGCAAATTCTTCTCAACACTTTCTCGATTCATCGGTCGATTAAAAACCATTATAAAACCCATATCTTCGGCCCCAATTTGTTTATTTTGCCAAGTAAATTCTTTAACTTTCGGGGTGGTGCGATCGCCTGTTAATAAAACAATTCCGATCAAAATAGTTAAAACAATTATTAAGATTAATGCCACTTGATCTAACGGCTGAACCCATTTTAAATTTTTGAACTTGGTTGTAAAACTATTCATAAATCATAATTATAGGTTTTAATTAATAACTGATAACTGATTTTGGGCGGGGAGGGACACAAGCCCCTACGGGTTTAATAGTCGTAGGGATTTTTGGGGGGAAGAATGGCTTTAATGTTTTGAGATCTAATGGTTAACTTTCGTTGATCATTGAAGGTTTCTGTAAACATTTCTCCTTCTATTTCTAACCAAGTATCTTGAGCATATAATTGTCGAGATTTGCCTTCAGGAAGTAAAACCGGAAGTCCGACAGGATAAGCATCCGCCGCACAACAGGTTAAAATAAATCGTCCTAACCAAATATAATTTTGAGGTAAATCAGGAGGATAAATAACAAACCCAGTGACTTTGGCTTTTTGACCTTTATAAGCATCGGGTTCAGGATTAACATTCAGTAATCTCACCCATTCAATTAAAGAACGATTTTCCGGTTTAATCGCAGTTCTAAATTCCTGGGGTTGAGCACGAGTCACGGGTAAAGATTCCGTTAAACCCCGTTGTAATGCAGTTTGAGCCCCGAACATTTGGGGAGTGATGAATAATCCCAAACAAGCCGTAAAGATTAATAATACACTACTCCAGCCTTTAGGAAATAAGGTGATATGTTGTACCGTTGGGGATGAAGTTTCTTGAATCATTTGTTTAGCTTTTAATCCCCCTAACACGAACAACGTCACACCCGCAGCAATGGTTAATCCAAAATAATTGGGATGAATGAGAATATAGAGTTTTCCCGTAATCCAATATTTTAATAATACCAGTGCCCAGAGGAATAGGGCGACAACATCTAACCAAGGGTTGTCTAATTTCGAGGAAAATTGCTGATAGAAATGGGTGATTTTTTGTGTCAGATGCGTCATGGTGTGGAGAACTCCCAAGCTCAATTAACTAAA encodes:
- a CDS encoding TIGR03943 family putative permease subunit, producing MTHLTQKITHFYQQFSSKLDNPWLDVVALFLWALVLLKYWITGKLYILIHPNYFGLTIAAGVTLFVLGGLKAKQMIQETSSPTVQHITLFPKGWSSVLLIFTACLGLFITPQMFGAQTALQRGLTESLPVTRAQPQEFRTAIKPENRSLIEWVRLLNVNPEPDAYKGQKAKVTGFVIYPPDLPQNYIWLGRFILTCCAADAYPVGLPVLLPEGKSRQLYAQDTWLEIEGEMFTETFNDQRKLTIRSQNIKAILPPKNPYDY